In Vitis vinifera cultivar Pinot Noir 40024 chromosome 11, ASM3070453v1, a genomic segment contains:
- the LOC100266357 gene encoding probable protein arginine N-methyltransferase 1 isoform X1: MARRESHSHHPHHHQGTHTRFEDEQIEEATESSNLEDPMCDADESTIGQDKAIDDTMCEPGESDKDIARSFELDDSVIGSDKTSADYYFDSYSHFGIHEVSVPLWMLSFSITSVMHSFYNYMISVEMLKDVVRTKTYQNVIYKNKFLFKNKVVLDVGAGTGILSLFCAKAGAKHVYAVECSHMADMAKEIVEVNGFSDVITVMKGKVEEIVLPVAQVDIIISEWMGYFLLFENMLNTVLYARDKWLVNDGIVLPDKASLYLTAIEDAEYKEDKIEFWNSVYGFDMSCIKKQAMMEPLVDTVDQNQIVTNCQLLKTMDISKMAPGDASFTAPFKLVASRDDYIHALVAYFDVSFTKCHKLTGFSTGPRSRATHWKQTVLYLEDVLTICEGETVVGSMTVAQNKKNPRDVDIMIKYSFNGQRCQVSRTQYYKMR, from the exons ATGGCTCGACGAGAGTCCCACAGCCAccacccccaccaccaccaAGGCACGCACACCAGATTCGAGGACGAACAGATCGAAGAAGCGACGGAGAGCTCCAACCTCGAAGATCCTATGTGCGACGCAGACGAGTCCACCATTGGCCAAGACAAAGCCATTGATGACACGATGTGCGAGCCTGGCGAGTCTGATAAAGACATTGCACGATCTTTCGAGCTCGACGACTCCGTCATTGGCAGTGATAAGACCAGCGCCGATTATTACTTCGACTCCTATTCTCACTTCG GTATTCATGAAGTAAGTGTGCCGCTTTGGATGTTAAGCTTTTCTATAACTTCGGTTATGCATAGTTTTTATAACTATATGATATCAGTG GAAATGTTGAAGGATGTTGTGAGAACTAAGACCTATCAAAATGTCATTTATAAGAATAAGTTTCTGTTCAAGAACAAAGTAGTCCTTGATGTGGGAGCAGGGACTGGAATTCTGTCCCTCTTTTGTGCAAAGGCAGGGGCAAAACATGTTTATGCG GTTGAGTGTTCCCATATGGCTGACATGGCAAAAGAGATTGTTGAAGTAAATGGATTTTCTGATG TTATAACAGTTATGAAAGGAAaggttgaagaaattgttctTCCTGTTGCTCAAGTGGATATCATTATATCAGAATGGATGGGCTACTTTTTGTTGTTTGAGAATATGTTAAATACAGTCCTATATGCTCGTGATAAATGGCTT GTGAATGATGGTATTGTGCTGCCAGACAAAGCATCTCTCTATTTGACAGCCATTGAGGATGCGGAGTACAAAGAAGACAAGATTGAAT TTTGGAACAGTGTGTATGGCTTTGACATGAGCTGTATCAAGAAGCAAGCAATGATGGAACCACTTGTGGACACAGTTGATCAGAATCAGATCGTCACAAACTGCCAGTTACTCAAG ACTATGGACATCTCTAAAATGGCTCCTGGGGATGCTTCCTTCACAGCTCCTTTTAAGCTTGTGGCATCACGCGATGATTACATCCATGCTCTTGTAGCATATTTTGATGTATCATTTACCAAGTGTCATAAATTGACAGGCTTCTCCACAG GGCCAAGATCACGGGCTACACATTGGAAACAAACAGTCCTGTATCTGGAAGATGTGCTAACCATATGCGAAGGGGAGACAGTTGTTGGGAGCATGACAGTGGCCCAGAACAAGAAGAATCCTCGTGACGTTGATATAATGATCAAATATTCCTTCAATGGTCAGCGTTGCCAGGTCTCAAGAACTCAATATTACAAGATGCGTTAG
- the LOC100266357 gene encoding probable protein arginine N-methyltransferase 1 isoform X2, with protein MARRESHSHHPHHHQGTHTRFEDEQIEEATESSNLEDPMCDADESTIGQDKAIDDTMCEPGESDKDIARSFELDDSVIGSDKTSADYYFDSYSHFGIHEEMLKDVVRTKTYQNVIYKNKFLFKNKVVLDVGAGTGILSLFCAKAGAKHVYAVECSHMADMAKEIVEVNGFSDVITVMKGKVEEIVLPVAQVDIIISEWMGYFLLFENMLNTVLYARDKWLVNDGIVLPDKASLYLTAIEDAEYKEDKIEFWNSVYGFDMSCIKKQAMMEPLVDTVDQNQIVTNCQLLKTMDISKMAPGDASFTAPFKLVASRDDYIHALVAYFDVSFTKCHKLTGFSTGPRSRATHWKQTVLYLEDVLTICEGETVVGSMTVAQNKKNPRDVDIMIKYSFNGQRCQVSRTQYYKMR; from the exons ATGGCTCGACGAGAGTCCCACAGCCAccacccccaccaccaccaAGGCACGCACACCAGATTCGAGGACGAACAGATCGAAGAAGCGACGGAGAGCTCCAACCTCGAAGATCCTATGTGCGACGCAGACGAGTCCACCATTGGCCAAGACAAAGCCATTGATGACACGATGTGCGAGCCTGGCGAGTCTGATAAAGACATTGCACGATCTTTCGAGCTCGACGACTCCGTCATTGGCAGTGATAAGACCAGCGCCGATTATTACTTCGACTCCTATTCTCACTTCG GTATTCATGAA GAAATGTTGAAGGATGTTGTGAGAACTAAGACCTATCAAAATGTCATTTATAAGAATAAGTTTCTGTTCAAGAACAAAGTAGTCCTTGATGTGGGAGCAGGGACTGGAATTCTGTCCCTCTTTTGTGCAAAGGCAGGGGCAAAACATGTTTATGCG GTTGAGTGTTCCCATATGGCTGACATGGCAAAAGAGATTGTTGAAGTAAATGGATTTTCTGATG TTATAACAGTTATGAAAGGAAaggttgaagaaattgttctTCCTGTTGCTCAAGTGGATATCATTATATCAGAATGGATGGGCTACTTTTTGTTGTTTGAGAATATGTTAAATACAGTCCTATATGCTCGTGATAAATGGCTT GTGAATGATGGTATTGTGCTGCCAGACAAAGCATCTCTCTATTTGACAGCCATTGAGGATGCGGAGTACAAAGAAGACAAGATTGAAT TTTGGAACAGTGTGTATGGCTTTGACATGAGCTGTATCAAGAAGCAAGCAATGATGGAACCACTTGTGGACACAGTTGATCAGAATCAGATCGTCACAAACTGCCAGTTACTCAAG ACTATGGACATCTCTAAAATGGCTCCTGGGGATGCTTCCTTCACAGCTCCTTTTAAGCTTGTGGCATCACGCGATGATTACATCCATGCTCTTGTAGCATATTTTGATGTATCATTTACCAAGTGTCATAAATTGACAGGCTTCTCCACAG GGCCAAGATCACGGGCTACACATTGGAAACAAACAGTCCTGTATCTGGAAGATGTGCTAACCATATGCGAAGGGGAGACAGTTGTTGGGAGCATGACAGTGGCCCAGAACAAGAAGAATCCTCGTGACGTTGATATAATGATCAAATATTCCTTCAATGGTCAGCGTTGCCAGGTCTCAAGAACTCAATATTACAAGATGCGTTAG